The following are from one region of the Rosistilla carotiformis genome:
- a CDS encoding sugar O-acetyltransferase, with protein MQSEREKMLAGALYDALDPELVADRERARDLCHDLNASRERDQDLRRRLLTELLGSGGDSVWIQPPFYCDYGSNIRLGQRVYFNFNCVVLDVCAVEIGDFTFFGPGVQIYTASHPLEAKLRRTQEFGKPVSIGSDVWVGGGAIILPGVTIGSRTVIGAGSVVTKDIPEGVLAAGNPCRVIRENIAGDSDE; from the coding sequence TTGCAAAGCGAACGAGAGAAGATGCTTGCCGGCGCGTTGTACGACGCGTTGGATCCGGAATTGGTCGCCGACCGCGAGCGTGCTCGCGACCTCTGCCACGACTTGAACGCTTCGCGCGAGCGGGACCAGGATCTGCGACGCCGCCTGCTGACCGAACTGTTGGGCAGCGGCGGTGATTCGGTCTGGATCCAGCCGCCGTTCTATTGCGACTACGGCAGCAACATCCGGCTGGGGCAACGCGTCTATTTCAATTTCAACTGCGTCGTTCTGGACGTCTGCGCTGTCGAGATCGGCGACTTCACCTTCTTCGGTCCGGGCGTGCAGATCTACACTGCATCGCATCCTTTGGAAGCCAAGCTGCGGCGGACGCAGGAGTTCGGCAAACCGGTCTCGATCGGGTCGGATGTCTGGGTCGGGGGCGGCGCAATCATCCTGCCGGGCGTGACGATCGGATCCCGGACCGTGATCGGTGCAGGGAGCGTCGTCACAAAAGACATTCCCGAGGGAGTGCTCGCGGCGGGGAATCCCTGTCGCGTGATCCGCGAGAACATCGCGGGGGATTCCGATGAGTGA
- a CDS encoding TetR/AcrR family transcriptional regulator, which produces MHTDRSVGMIAEMGNNDQTSETPDTVTRILDAVMVLIRDGGLPAVTLSAVCRKAGLSKGGLMHHYPSKEALVNAFLHRGGEEHLALVRQATQPHPAGSGNRLRAYVDLFLGESTTLQCDEDRDCAAVMMALIQGGRDSDEVRKFYESLHQMLSGDGVSDDFLELVLATVDGVWLQSVIEPPETIGPRSERIRQSLTRLIADEIADN; this is translated from the coding sequence TTGCATACCGACCGGTCGGTCGGTATGATCGCCGAAATGGGAAACAATGATCAAACTTCTGAAACGCCCGACACGGTAACACGGATTCTCGACGCCGTGATGGTGTTAATTCGCGATGGCGGGCTGCCAGCGGTGACGCTGTCTGCGGTTTGCCGCAAGGCAGGTCTCAGCAAGGGGGGGCTGATGCATCATTATCCGTCGAAGGAAGCGTTGGTCAACGCGTTTCTACATCGGGGCGGGGAGGAGCATCTGGCGCTCGTTCGGCAGGCGACGCAGCCACATCCGGCTGGATCGGGCAATCGGTTGCGGGCGTATGTCGATTTGTTTCTCGGCGAATCGACCACTTTGCAATGCGACGAGGATCGCGATTGTGCCGCGGTCATGATGGCCTTGATTCAAGGGGGCCGCGACAGCGACGAGGTCCGGAAGTTTTACGAATCCCTGCATCAGATGTTGAGCGGCGATGGCGTCTCGGATGATTTTCTGGAATTGGTTCTGGCGACCGTCGACGGGGTTTGGCTGCAGTCGGTGATCGAACCCCCCGAGACGATTGGGCCGCGGTCCGAACGGATCCGGCAGAGCCTGACACGTTTGATCGCCGATGAAATCGCCGACAACTAA
- a CDS encoding dicarboxylate/amino acid:cation symporter, whose product MSSPRLALHWQILLGMLAGLVFGLIASHFGWIQFTSHWIKPFGQIFVNMLKLIAIPLIITSLIKGVSDLQDISKFSRMGGRTILLYLFTTIVAVTLGLVVANVIAPGRSITEQTRNDLLGNNADGQAKSTQSLQIDKIKAEAAATKSQGPLQPLIDIVPDNIFSASSSNRNMLQVIFFVVFFGIGLILIPNESAKPVKDFFDGLNEVILKLVDLIMLAAPFGVFALLSSLIVEAPGADLLIALSVYGFCVLLGLGLMAFVFYPGLVVLFTGRSYASFFRGISPAQLLAFSTSSSAATLPVTMERVQEHLGVDEEVASFVLPVGATVNMDGTSLYQAVAAMFIAQAYNIDMTLGDQLTIVLTATLASIGSAAVPGAGMVMLVIVLGAIGVPEEGLALIFAIDRLLDMCRTTVNVTGDATVAMLIAKSVGMLHDPPVDHDPTASEVLTQEQPQ is encoded by the coding sequence ATGTCGTCACCTCGTCTTGCCCTTCACTGGCAAATTCTCCTGGGCATGCTCGCCGGGCTAGTCTTTGGACTGATCGCGTCGCACTTTGGATGGATCCAGTTCACCTCCCATTGGATCAAGCCGTTTGGGCAGATCTTCGTCAACATGCTCAAGCTGATCGCGATCCCTTTGATCATCACCTCGCTGATCAAAGGCGTCTCCGACCTGCAGGACATTTCGAAATTCTCGCGGATGGGTGGCCGCACGATCCTGTTGTATTTGTTCACGACCATCGTTGCCGTCACGCTGGGATTGGTCGTTGCCAACGTGATCGCTCCTGGCCGTTCGATCACCGAACAGACGCGCAATGACCTGTTGGGCAACAATGCCGATGGGCAAGCGAAATCGACCCAATCGCTCCAGATCGATAAGATCAAAGCCGAAGCGGCAGCGACCAAATCGCAAGGCCCACTGCAACCGTTGATCGACATCGTCCCGGACAACATCTTTTCCGCTTCGTCGTCGAATCGGAACATGTTGCAGGTCATCTTCTTCGTCGTCTTCTTCGGAATCGGCTTGATCCTGATTCCAAATGAATCGGCCAAACCGGTCAAGGACTTCTTCGATGGCTTGAACGAAGTGATCCTCAAGCTTGTCGACCTGATCATGCTCGCCGCCCCGTTTGGCGTCTTCGCGCTGTTGAGTTCATTGATTGTCGAAGCGCCAGGCGCCGACCTGCTGATCGCCCTGTCGGTTTATGGTTTCTGCGTTCTACTGGGACTGGGGCTGATGGCGTTTGTTTTTTATCCCGGTTTAGTCGTCCTGTTTACTGGCCGCAGTTATGCTTCGTTTTTCCGTGGCATCTCCCCGGCCCAACTGCTTGCCTTTTCGACCAGTTCCAGCGCCGCGACGCTACCGGTGACGATGGAACGCGTGCAGGAGCATCTTGGAGTCGACGAAGAGGTCGCCAGTTTTGTGCTGCCCGTCGGAGCGACGGTTAACATGGACGGCACCAGTCTGTACCAAGCCGTTGCTGCGATGTTCATCGCCCAAGCGTACAACATCGACATGACCCTGGGCGATCAATTGACGATTGTCTTGACTGCCACATTGGCTTCGATCGGGTCCGCCGCGGTACCCGGTGCCGGGATGGTAATGCTGGTGATCGTATTGGGTGCGATTGGCGTCCCTGAAGAAGGGCTGGCGCTGATCTTCGCCATCGACCGTTTGTTGGATATGTGCCGGACCACCGTCAATGTCACTGGTGACGCGACCGTGGCAATGCTGATTGCCAAAAGCGTCGGCATGCTTCACGATCCT
- a CDS encoding carboxylesterase family protein, whose protein sequence is MRLLACLLIVCSGAVCLLVPTAADAADQTAVHLEAKVEVEMDYLLYLPKDYDQQKAWPLVLFLHGAGERGNDLNLVKMHGPPRLIEEGKEFPFIVVSPQCPKGRWWREFELTALLDDVIATHNVDQDRVYVTGLSMGGFGSWGLAAFSPDRFAAIAPICGGGEPRSTRNFKHVPVWAFHGAKDTAVPLERTQAMIDALKRQGAEPKLTIYPEAGHDSWTETYNNPAFYEWLLAQKRVAKED, encoded by the coding sequence ATGCGTCTTCTTGCCTGTCTATTGATCGTTTGCAGCGGTGCAGTCTGTCTTTTGGTTCCCACGGCCGCCGACGCTGCGGATCAAACTGCCGTCCATCTGGAAGCCAAGGTGGAAGTGGAGATGGATTATCTGTTGTACCTGCCGAAGGACTACGACCAGCAGAAAGCGTGGCCGCTGGTGCTGTTCCTTCACGGAGCGGGTGAGCGTGGCAATGATTTGAACCTTGTCAAAATGCACGGCCCGCCTCGGTTGATCGAAGAGGGGAAGGAGTTTCCGTTTATCGTCGTCTCGCCTCAATGTCCCAAAGGTCGCTGGTGGCGAGAGTTTGAATTGACGGCGTTGTTGGACGATGTGATTGCGACGCACAACGTCGATCAGGACCGCGTCTATGTGACCGGATTGAGCATGGGGGGCTTTGGCAGTTGGGGCTTGGCGGCGTTCAGTCCCGATCGTTTCGCCGCGATCGCACCGATCTGCGGCGGCGGTGAACCTCGTTCGACAAGGAACTTCAAACACGTTCCGGTCTGGGCGTTCCACGGTGCCAAAGACACAGCGGTTCCGTTGGAGCGAACGCAGGCGATGATCGACGCTTTGAAGCGGCAAGGGGCGGAGCCGAAGCTGACGATCTATCCCGAAGCTGGCCACGATTCGTGGACCGAAACCTACAACAACCCCGCGTTCTATGAGTGGTTGTTGGCACAAAAACGCGTTGCCAAAGAGGACTGA
- a CDS encoding VWA domain-containing protein, with translation MFGLRLGFEHPGYLALLVLIPVLWIASYRGLALLGPIRRSFALLLRTLVAAAIVLALAGVQFVWTDDRMTVMYLLDQSESIPAAKRDAMLQYVIRNVAAQRNTARADRAGIIVFGKEAAVEIPPFDDDIPDLRRLESYLGRKDATNLEAALKLAQAAMPDDTSRRIVVVTDGNENLGDASQLATRIARAGIGIDVVPVQLDATSEVLVEKIDLPPDIRRGQPFEARVVINNYSPSGESKKPIPGRLEVTRKLGSDEQVLLNEAITLDPDKPTVFPLRHTIDQPAPYTYKARFVPDDPASDAVSQNNEASAYTYVRGKGRVLLIEDWAKPDEYREMIETLRKADIEIVVMPSNNLFTSMAELQAYDAVIMAGVPRTSGEDADSISGFDDDHIEMLVRNTQQLGCGLLMLGGPDAFGAGGWAGTKLEEAMPVDFQIRNTKVQAIGALAMIMHASEMAQGNHWQKVVARSAIEALGPADYCGIIHWAAGGDQWLWGGRTGLLPVGSGNRKSMLAAVSRMTPGDMPQFDPAMQMTLAALNANQASLKHCIIISDGDPSPAAGGTIRGFANAGIKISTVAVASHGTIGSNRLRDIAKDTGGKYYEAKSPKALPKIYQREARRVSRPLVYEPPGGATPQISLRHPVLEGIDAPLPPISGFVLTEVKQSPLAQVLIRSPMPEQPDNQTILAAWTYGLGRAAVMTTDTGKRWATDWPQWDGYDKFYSQLVRWIMRPSGDTGKFTMATKVEDGRVRVVVEALDKEDDFLNFLDMNASAIGPDLSPLPLQMRQVAPGRYVGEFAADESGSYFLNVVPAAGEAPLSQGVTVPYSNEFRVRTVNEALLQALADTEPSGGEAGQLTEPLEKSSIGALTDHATFRGGLAHARSIRDVWPLFVLAGCCIFLGDVFIRRVAIDFSWIGRLLASRRGHPSDAENSQTERMAALRSRKLEINEELDRRRSATRFEPQGDPTPGSSTSAAAPTSTNRPPTGTPASLEPQKEEKSYTERLLEAKRAARRKSDES, from the coding sequence ATGTTTGGCCTTCGGCTTGGCTTTGAGCATCCCGGCTACTTGGCCCTGCTGGTATTGATCCCCGTCCTTTGGATCGCCAGCTATCGCGGGTTGGCGTTGCTGGGGCCGATTCGGCGATCCTTTGCGTTGCTGTTGCGCACGCTAGTTGCCGCGGCGATCGTCTTGGCGCTGGCCGGAGTTCAGTTTGTCTGGACCGACGACCGGATGACGGTCATGTATCTGTTGGATCAAAGCGAGAGCATCCCGGCGGCCAAACGGGATGCAATGCTGCAATACGTGATCCGCAACGTCGCCGCCCAACGCAACACGGCGCGCGCCGACCGGGCCGGAATCATCGTCTTTGGCAAAGAGGCGGCCGTCGAGATCCCCCCCTTTGACGATGACATTCCCGATCTCCGGCGCCTGGAAAGTTACCTCGGCCGCAAGGATGCGACCAATCTCGAGGCGGCGCTCAAGTTGGCTCAGGCGGCGATGCCCGACGACACCTCGCGGCGGATCGTCGTCGTGACCGATGGGAATGAAAACCTTGGCGACGCGAGTCAGTTGGCGACGCGAATCGCCAGAGCGGGCATCGGGATCGATGTCGTTCCGGTCCAGTTGGATGCGACGTCGGAAGTGCTGGTCGAAAAGATCGATCTCCCCCCCGATATCCGCCGCGGCCAACCGTTTGAAGCGCGCGTGGTGATCAACAACTATTCTCCCAGTGGCGAATCGAAGAAACCGATCCCGGGGCGGTTGGAGGTGACTCGCAAACTGGGCAGCGACGAACAGGTGCTGCTGAACGAAGCGATCACGCTGGACCCCGACAAACCGACGGTCTTTCCGCTGCGCCACACGATCGACCAACCCGCTCCCTACACCTATAAAGCCCGCTTTGTTCCGGACGATCCGGCTAGCGATGCGGTCAGCCAGAATAACGAGGCATCGGCTTACACGTATGTCCGCGGCAAGGGACGCGTGTTGTTGATCGAAGATTGGGCCAAGCCGGACGAATATCGCGAGATGATCGAGACGCTGCGTAAAGCGGACATCGAGATCGTTGTCATGCCCAGCAACAATCTGTTCACGTCGATGGCTGAACTGCAGGCCTACGACGCAGTGATCATGGCGGGCGTGCCGCGGACCAGTGGCGAGGATGCCGATTCGATCAGCGGATTCGACGACGATCATATCGAGATGCTCGTCCGCAACACCCAACAGCTCGGATGCGGTCTTCTGATGCTCGGCGGTCCCGATGCGTTTGGCGCTGGCGGTTGGGCGGGAACGAAACTTGAAGAAGCGATGCCGGTCGATTTTCAGATCCGCAACACCAAGGTGCAGGCGATCGGCGCGTTGGCAATGATCATGCACGCCTCGGAGATGGCTCAAGGGAATCACTGGCAGAAGGTGGTCGCACGCAGCGCGATCGAAGCGCTTGGCCCCGCCGATTATTGCGGCATCATCCACTGGGCCGCCGGCGGCGACCAATGGTTGTGGGGCGGGCGAACGGGGCTGTTGCCAGTCGGCAGCGGGAATCGCAAATCGATGCTGGCAGCGGTCAGCCGGATGACGCCGGGCGATATGCCCCAGTTCGATCCCGCGATGCAGATGACGCTGGCTGCACTGAACGCGAACCAAGCCTCATTGAAACACTGCATCATCATCAGCGATGGCGATCCCAGCCCAGCGGCCGGCGGAACAATCCGCGGATTCGCCAACGCGGGAATCAAGATCAGCACCGTCGCGGTCGCATCGCACGGAACGATCGGCAGCAATCGTTTGCGCGACATCGCCAAAGATACCGGCGGCAAATATTACGAAGCCAAAAGCCCCAAAGCGCTTCCCAAAATCTATCAACGCGAAGCCCGTCGCGTCTCGCGTCCGTTGGTCTACGAACCGCCTGGCGGCGCCACGCCGCAGATCTCCCTGCGGCATCCGGTCCTCGAAGGGATCGACGCCCCCTTGCCACCGATCTCCGGATTTGTGCTGACCGAAGTCAAACAGAGTCCGTTGGCTCAGGTCTTGATCCGTTCGCCGATGCCCGAACAGCCCGACAACCAAACGATTCTCGCCGCTTGGACCTACGGACTGGGCCGCGCTGCGGTGATGACAACCGACACCGGAAAGCGTTGGGCAACCGATTGGCCGCAGTGGGATGGATACGACAAGTTTTACAGCCAGTTGGTCCGTTGGATCATGCGGCCCAGCGGCGACACGGGCAAGTTTACGATGGCAACCAAAGTCGAAGATGGCCGCGTTCGCGTGGTCGTCGAAGCGCTCGACAAAGAGGACGACTTCCTTAACTTTCTCGATATGAACGCCTCGGCGATCGGACCCGATCTCAGCCCGCTGCCGCTGCAGATGCGGCAGGTCGCGCCGGGGCGCTACGTCGGCGAATTTGCGGCGGATGAATCGGGCAGCTACTTCTTAAACGTCGTGCCCGCCGCCGGCGAAGCGCCGCTGTCGCAAGGCGTGACGGTTCCCTACAGCAACGAATTCCGCGTTCGCACAGTCAACGAAGCGTTGCTGCAGGCGCTCGCCGATACCGAGCCGAGCGGAGGCGAAGCGGGCCAGTTGACCGAGCCGTTGGAAAAGTCGAGCATCGGGGCGCTGACCGATCACGCCACCTTCCGCGGCGGACTGGCCCATGCCCGCAGCATCCGCGACGTCTGGCCGCTGTTTGTTTTGGCCGGGTGCTGCATCTTCTTGGGGGATGTCTTCATCCGCCGCGTAGCGATCGATTTCAGTTGGATCGGCCGCTTGCTGGCCTCCCGTCGCGGACACCCCAGCGACGCCGAGAACTCACAGACCGAGAGGATGGCAGCGCTGCGCAGCCGCAAGCTGGAGATCAACGAGGAACTCGATCGCCGCCGCTCGGCAACGCGGTTCGAACCGCAAGGCGATCCGACGCCGGGCAGCTCGACATCCGCTGCCGCGCCGACGTCGACAAATCGACCACCGACGGGAACTCCAGCCAGTCTAGAGCCACAAAAAGAAGAGAAGAGCTACACCGAACGGTTGCTGGAAGCGAAGCGGGCGGCGCGGCGAAAGTCGGACGAATCTTAG
- a CDS encoding DoxX family protein, whose product MNSNPLQGVAAVLGRIMIATIFLMSAVGNKIPKFNDVAAYMGSEGVPMPKVMLAGAIVFLIAGSLSIILGFKARIGATLLLVFLVLATYFFHDFWTMEGEAQQMQMIQFMKNLSMMGTMIFLMAQGSGPMSLDNRTPPPAMEEKPAAE is encoded by the coding sequence ATGAACAGCAACCCCCTTCAAGGTGTCGCCGCCGTACTGGGCCGGATCATGATCGCGACCATTTTTTTGATGAGTGCGGTCGGCAACAAGATTCCCAAGTTTAATGACGTCGCCGCCTACATGGGCTCCGAAGGCGTGCCGATGCCGAAGGTGATGTTGGCCGGGGCGATCGTGTTTCTGATCGCCGGCAGCCTGTCGATCATCCTGGGGTTCAAAGCTCGCATCGGCGCGACGCTGCTGTTGGTCTTTCTGGTCTTGGCGACCTACTTCTTCCACGACTTCTGGACGATGGAAGGAGAAGCCCAACAGATGCAGATGATTCAGTTCATGAAAAATCTGTCGATGATGGGGACGATGATCTTCCTGATGGCCCAAGGTTCCGGCCCGATGAGCCTCGACAATCGCACGCCGCCACCGGCAATGGAAGAGAAACCGGCCGCGGAGTGA
- a CDS encoding class I SAM-dependent DNA methyltransferase yields MPTNPQTDRLYDDDVAYIHDVGYSGLCASWEPGLLEIFYAAGIDRGTIVDLGCGGGRWTQRLAAAGFAPVGVDISAAMIDLATKRLPSTEFHVASVWDYEFPRCRAVTALSEVLCYRTPSCDDPDLCDLFRRIFNALEPGGLFIFDVTEIGLDQNGQRTFSEGEDWACLVLYENDDSKQRLYRHITSFRQVDSLYRRATETHTAQLFDAAQLAEQLNQVGFEVRKTRKFGTADLLPHRCGLIASKPQA; encoded by the coding sequence ATGCCAACCAACCCACAAACCGACCGCCTTTACGACGACGATGTCGCGTACATCCATGACGTCGGCTACAGCGGATTGTGTGCGAGCTGGGAGCCGGGGCTGTTAGAGATTTTTTACGCCGCCGGAATCGATCGGGGTACGATTGTCGACCTCGGTTGCGGCGGAGGCCGTTGGACACAGCGATTGGCCGCGGCCGGATTTGCGCCCGTCGGAGTCGACATCTCAGCGGCGATGATCGATCTGGCAACCAAGCGGCTGCCATCGACAGAATTCCACGTCGCCTCGGTCTGGGATTACGAATTCCCCCGCTGCCGCGCCGTGACCGCACTCAGCGAAGTCCTTTGTTATCGAACGCCCTCCTGCGACGATCCCGATCTTTGCGACTTGTTCCGCCGGATCTTCAACGCATTGGAGCCGGGCGGTCTGTTCATCTTCGACGTCACCGAAATCGGACTCGATCAAAATGGCCAGCGAACATTTTCCGAAGGGGAAGACTGGGCCTGTCTGGTCCTCTACGAAAACGACGACTCCAAACAGCGGTTGTATCGACACATCACCTCGTTCCGCCAAGTCGACAGCCTCTACCGCCGCGCGACCGAAACGCACACCGCCCAACTGTTCGACGCCGCCCAGCTCGCAGAGCAACTGAACCAGGTCGGCTTCGAAGTCCGCAAGACGCGAAAATTTGGCACCGCCGACCTCCTACCTCACCGCTGCGGCCTGATAGCGAGCAAACCGCAGGCATGA
- a CDS encoding DUF1559 domain-containing protein, giving the protein MPRRSRIGFTLVELLVVIAIIGILVGLLLPAVQAAREAARRMQCSNNLKNVALACHNYHDTYKTFPAGWVNQTLPTMTTSESKWAWSALILPFVEQAPLHDQLNVGGSRIGANLTNTTTLAMMRVPISTFKCPSDVAPDLNSETYRKLKNSAPADIDVASCSYVGTNSVGDVIIVGKLGGATGTISASGHQGLFLENTSVSFRDIIDGTSNTLMFGERRWQHKNSTNNTFVIDGAATLFGVQQTATGSIPNYNQWLSSAVGTSRGRINYGLGVANVANASFSSYHPGGAQFALADGSVKFVTETVEFSTNAAQENADASLVDSVYEKMIARDDGQPFQMP; this is encoded by the coding sequence ATGCCACGACGCAGCAGAATCGGTTTCACCCTTGTGGAACTACTTGTAGTCATTGCTATTATCGGCATTTTGGTCGGTCTGTTATTGCCAGCGGTTCAAGCAGCTCGCGAAGCGGCACGACGGATGCAATGCAGCAACAACCTCAAGAATGTGGCCCTCGCCTGCCACAACTATCACGACACCTACAAAACATTCCCAGCGGGCTGGGTCAATCAAACACTTCCAACGATGACGACGAGTGAGTCGAAATGGGCGTGGAGTGCATTGATTTTGCCGTTTGTTGAACAAGCACCACTGCACGATCAGTTGAATGTTGGCGGCAGCCGCATTGGAGCCAATCTAACCAACACCACGACCCTAGCGATGATGCGCGTGCCAATCAGCACCTTCAAATGTCCTTCGGACGTCGCTCCCGACTTGAACAGTGAAACCTATCGGAAGCTGAAGAACTCGGCTCCTGCTGACATCGATGTTGCATCTTGCAGCTACGTTGGTACCAACTCCGTAGGCGACGTGATCATCGTCGGTAAGCTCGGTGGTGCGACGGGCACGATTTCAGCAAGTGGTCACCAAGGTCTTTTCTTGGAGAACACGAGCGTCAGTTTCCGCGATATCATCGACGGCACCTCGAACACGTTGATGTTTGGTGAACGCCGTTGGCAGCACAAGAACTCGACGAACAATACTTTCGTCATCGATGGTGCGGCAACCCTCTTTGGTGTTCAACAGACAGCGACGGGCAGCATTCCAAACTACAATCAGTGGTTAAGCTCTGCTGTAGGCACCTCGCGTGGCCGAATCAATTACGGCCTTGGGGTTGCGAACGTCGCAAACGCTAGTTTCTCCAGCTACCATCCCGGCGGTGCTCAGTTCGCCCTGGCCGACGGCAGCGTAAAGTTCGTCACCGAAACGGTTGAATTCAGCACAAACGCGGCTCAAGAAAACGCCGATGCGTCGCTAGTCGACAGCGTCTACGAAAAGATGATCGCTCGCGACGACGGACAACCTTTCCAAATGCCGTAA
- a CDS encoding metallophosphoesterase family protein encodes MNQQQKSKLGERRAFMKNGTLILSAAAAAPATLLAADKPAGVRVALVTDLHYADKPPGGSRHYRKTLGKLDEAAKQFEQEQPQMLVELGDLIDAADSVETESRYLQTINRPFSAICKDRHYVLGNHCVDTLKKEEFLGAVEQPKSYYSFDRGGFHFIVLDSCFRSDGQPYQRKNFTWTDANIPPAELEWLAADLKSNDKPTIVFAHQRLDVSNHHGVKNNAAVRKLFEESGKVLAVFQGHSHRNELKEIRGIHYCTLVAMVEGGQQATNAYTLLDVQPDSTLKITGFRKQNSYLWEPQA; translated from the coding sequence ATGAACCAACAACAAAAAAGTAAACTGGGCGAACGCCGCGCGTTCATGAAAAATGGAACGCTGATCCTTTCAGCTGCCGCCGCCGCACCGGCCACGCTGTTAGCCGCCGACAAACCCGCCGGCGTGCGCGTCGCGTTGGTAACCGATCTGCACTACGCCGACAAACCGCCGGGCGGATCGCGACACTATCGCAAGACCTTGGGCAAGCTGGACGAAGCGGCGAAGCAATTTGAGCAAGAGCAGCCGCAGATGCTGGTCGAACTGGGCGATCTGATCGACGCCGCTGATAGCGTTGAAACCGAAAGCCGCTACCTGCAGACGATCAACCGTCCCTTTTCGGCGATCTGCAAAGACCGCCACTACGTGCTGGGGAACCACTGCGTCGATACGCTCAAGAAGGAAGAGTTTCTCGGGGCGGTGGAGCAGCCGAAATCGTATTACTCGTTCGATCGCGGCGGTTTCCACTTCATCGTGCTAGATTCCTGTTTCCGCAGCGACGGCCAGCCGTATCAACGCAAGAACTTCACGTGGACCGATGCCAACATCCCACCGGCGGAGCTCGAGTGGTTGGCCGCGGATCTGAAGTCGAACGACAAGCCGACGATCGTCTTCGCGCACCAGCGATTGGACGTTAGCAACCACCATGGCGTGAAAAACAATGCTGCGGTGCGCAAGTTGTTCGAAGAATCGGGCAAGGTGTTGGCGGTCTTCCAAGGGCACAGCCACCGGAACGAGCTGAAGGAAATCCGCGGCATCCATTACTGTACACTGGTGGCGATGGTCGAAGGGGGCCAGCAGGCGACCAACGCCTACACGCTGCTGGACGTCCAGCCCGACAGCACGCTGAAAATCACCGGCTTCCGCAAACAGAACAGCTATCTGTGGGAGCCGCAAGCCTAA
- a CDS encoding MarR family winged helix-turn-helix transcriptional regulator, translating to MSPNKKSEPTQDPRPLQQELKKKAPFTSPHQEAVLNVLRTSDQFQNRFCRLLRKYGLTGSQYNVLRILRGEGKPLPSLEIADRMIQVVPAITGLIDRLEKQGFVSRDRSTVDRRVVNVAITNKGLDVLEPLDRPVETLHKQLLKHLDRSELSQLNHLLEKARSRLDAADD from the coding sequence ATGTCACCAAACAAGAAAAGTGAGCCGACGCAGGACCCGAGACCGCTGCAGCAAGAGCTCAAGAAGAAGGCTCCGTTCACGTCGCCGCATCAAGAAGCGGTGCTGAATGTGCTGCGGACCAGCGACCAATTTCAAAATCGGTTTTGCCGGCTTCTCAGGAAGTATGGCCTGACCGGTTCACAATACAACGTGTTGCGGATTTTGCGTGGAGAGGGAAAACCGCTCCCTAGCCTGGAAATTGCCGATCGGATGATCCAGGTCGTACCCGCGATCACCGGTTTGATCGATCGACTGGAAAAGCAGGGCTTCGTCAGCCGAGACCGCAGCACCGTCGATCGCCGCGTGGTCAACGTCGCGATCACGAATAAGGGGCTCGACGTTTTGGAACCGTTAGATCGACCTGTTGAAACGTTGCATAAGCAGCTTCTGAAGCACCTCGATCGCAGCGAACTGTCGCAACTGAACCATCTGTTGGAGAAAGCCCGCAGCCGACTCGACGCGGCGGACGATTGA
- a CDS encoding cupin domain-containing protein → MSEEAAARPGNLLANLPQNVPEELTEILASGSGLRVERIVSTGHRSPDDFWYDQHEREWVLLLQGAATLQFADPPESIDLIPGDHVDIAAHRRHRVESTSATEPTVWLAVFYQD, encoded by the coding sequence ATGAGTGAAGAGGCAGCCGCGCGGCCAGGCAATCTGCTGGCCAACCTTCCCCAAAACGTCCCCGAGGAATTGACCGAGATCCTCGCGTCGGGTAGCGGTCTCCGCGTGGAGCGGATCGTTTCGACGGGGCATCGCAGTCCAGACGATTTCTGGTACGACCAGCACGAGCGCGAGTGGGTGCTGCTGCTGCAAGGGGCTGCGACGCTGCAGTTTGCCGATCCGCCGGAATCGATCGATCTGATCCCCGGTGATCACGTCGACATTGCCGCGCATCGCCGCCACCGCGTCGAATCGACTTCGGCGACCGAGCCGACCGTTTGGCTGGCGGTCTTTTATCAGGACTGA